In one Xyrauchen texanus isolate HMW12.3.18 chromosome 18, RBS_HiC_50CHRs, whole genome shotgun sequence genomic region, the following are encoded:
- the LOC127659361 gene encoding probable G-protein coupled receptor 156 codes for MEAGLNCSSHCESGVCFIYPAVNHQQGWDVLQRLCALLARGVDAQRGTLSPALHAVFWTLLSFGIILALFFFIFTLRFKNNRIVKMSSPNLNVLTLCGSVLTYSSGFLFTMEEKSPLQVAGSRAILEARIWTLCIGSSLVFGPILGKTWRLYRVFTQRVPDKRVIIRDIQLMGFVALLVLVDVVVLTTWRLMDPIKCSQSISAVVKVIELDASYSLSQLVSCSSRFSDLWVILLSVLKGSLLLYGTYLAGLTSNVSLPPVNQSVTIMGAVCLVTMSSAVAVPVSLYLYAWPNVVCSVMTGAIFICTLAINCLLFVPQLTQWRQFEEETNSHPSQMAKYFSSPSKTTHSMYSEDEIYYLLGENDSMKRLINEKNAIIDSLQEQVNNAKDKLLKLMTFNQPLDEGELDSSNTNLNSTSTQTTVGSPPTPLLTKYSEVAPTVALSPPPYVPPPPLPSHVSSQQTFPESPKASPQQGPLPKEEALSTLNSIRNSTSVSDDLGGVTVILDEPLDQGKLEQSSSPLDPPWSSLAQVDKSTTLEFNAVSAAGRQGFVSNEQLVEILQDLSVDAVSSSLRSPDHMRSPSFNPDHEDLNSPLSPQSTLQFFFPTISPYLMRKRRPPFYSSRVGPPPYCFPGSVPPGRKRESALPDPDRPKSPISPRVSNFQRQDLVPGLRPSRIDSRQDSCRLSSCKRSITPFTRQVPQPASAGLMEEIKTSDEPYDYSDSDSSSSESYCYYHRPYCGACRHRPYDSTDSLTSESSDSEDGGFCHSAQPLVNFKEDLKPTFV; via the exons ATGGAGGCAGGACTGAACTGCAGCTCACACTGTGAGTCTGGTGTCTGCTTCATCTATCCAGCAGTGAACCACCAGCAGGGCTGGGATGTACTGCAGAGACTCTGTGCTCTCCTAGcg AGGGGTGTGGATGCACAGAGGGGAACGCTGTCCCCTGCTCTTCATGCTGTATTCTGGACACTGCTCTCTTTTGGGATTATATTGGCtctcttcttttttattttcacactccGCTTCAAAAACAATAG GATTGTGAAGATGTCCAGTCCCAATCTAAATGTGCTGACTCTCTGTGGCAGTGTACTTACATACAGCAGTGGCTTCTTATTCACCATGGAGGAGAAATCACCTCTGCAGGTTGCCGGATCAAGAGCAATCTtagag GCGCGGATCTGGACATTGTGTATTGGCAGCTCTCTCGTGTTTGGTCCTATCCTTGGGAAAACATGGCGGCTCTACCGAGTGTTCACTCAGCGTGTACCTGACAAGAGAGTG ATTATTAGAGACATCCAGCTGATGGGTTTTGTTGCTCTGCTGGTTCTAGTGGATGTGGTTGTTCTAACAACATGGCGTCTGATGGATCCAATCAAGTGTTCTCAGTCTATTAGTGCTGTTGTGAAG gTAATAGAGTTGGATGCATCTTACTCTCTGTCCCAGCTAGTCTCCTGTTCTTCTCGCTTCTCTGATCTTTGGGTAATACTTCTCTCTGTGCTTAAG GGCAGCCTCCTCCTTTATGGCACGTACCTTGCCGGCCTGACAAGCAATGTAAGCTTGCCCCCAGTAAACCAGTCTGTGACCATCATGGGTGCTGTCTGCCTAGTTACCATGTCAAGCGCTGTGGCTGTGCCCGTGTCTCTTTACCTGTATGCCTGGCCAAATGTGGTCTGCAGCGTCATGACTGGAGCCATCTTCATCTGTACACTAGCCATAAATTGTCTGCTGTTTGTCCCTCAA TTGACCCAGTGGAGACAGTTTGAAGAGGAGACAAACTCTCATCCCAGTCAAATGGCCAAATATTTCAGTAGCCCCAGCAAGACCACACACTCCATGTACAGCGAGGATGAAATCTATTATCTACTGGGAGAAAATGACTCAATGAAAAGGCTCATTAATGAG AAGAATGCCATTATCGACAGCCTGCAGGAACAAGTGAACAACGCCAAGGACAAACTGCTCAAACTGATGACTTTCAACCAACCCTTGGATGAGGGAGAATTGGACTCCTCCAACACGAACCTCAACTCCACCTCTACTCAAACCACAGTAGGATCTCCTCCAACCCCTCTCCTAACGAAATACTCAGAAGTCGCTCCCACTGTAGCTCTCTCTCCACCTCCCTACGTACCTCCTCCGCCGCTTCCTTCTCACGTTAGCTCACAACAAACATTCCCTGAAAGCCCAAAAGCTTCTCCACAACAAGGGCCTCTACCCAAAGAAGAGGCACTTTCAACCCTGAACAGCATCAGAAACTCTACAAGTGTCTCAGATGATCTGGGAGGAGTTACAGTGATTTTGGATGAACCTTTGGATCAGGGCAAATTAGAGCAGAGTTCCTCGCCATTGGATCCCCCTTGGTCTAGTTTAGCTCAGGTTGATAAATCAACCACATTAGAATTTAATGCTGTGTCAGCAGCGGGACGACAGGGCTTTGTAAGCAATGAGCAGCTGGTGGAGATCCTGCAGGACCTAAGTGTTGATGCTGTAAGCAGCTCTCTCAGATCACCCGACCATATGCGGAGCCCTTCTTTTAATCCAGATCATGAAGATCTCAACTCTCCACTCTCTCCTCAATCAACACTACAGTTCTTCTTCCCTACTATCTCACCCTATCTCATGCGGAAACGCAGACCTCCATTTTACTCCTCTAGAGTGGGACCTCCTCCTTACTGTTTTCCAGGCTCTGTACCTCCAGGGCGTAAAAGAGAATCAGCACTTCCAGATCCTGATCGCCCCAAAAGTCCTATCAGCCCCAGAGTGAGCAACTTTCAAAGACAGGACTTGGTTCCAGGACTTCGACCAAGCAGAATTGACTCGAGACAGGACAGTTGTAGGTTGTCTTCTTGTAAACGTTCTATTACTCCTTTCACGAGACAGGTTCCTCAGCCTGCCTCAGCTGGGCTGATGGAGGAGATTAAAACATCAGATGAGCCATATGACTACTCCGACTCAGACTCCAGCAGCTCGGAGAGCTACTGTTACTACCACCGGCCCTACTGCGGGGCCTGTAGACATCGCCCGTATGACTCGACAGACAGCCTCACATCAGAGAGCTCTGACAGTGAGGATGGAGGGTTCTGCCACTCAGCACAACCTTTAGTGAACTTTAAAGAGGACCTTAAACCAACCTTTGTCTGA